The DNA window TGCGGCCCTGTGAAGGTGAGCCACCCTGCAGTGATTCTTTCCCCAAGAAGACGCTCCCCCGCAGACTTAAGTCTTCCCAGCTGAGGCCCCCTGAGACCTGTGGCGCCCTTTCCTAATTCTTGACCGTGGGACCTGTTAGCATAATGAAGTGGTTGTTTTATGCTGCTAAGTAAAGGGAGGTTTGTTAAACAGCAATGGATAACTTGAACATGTTTTGGAAGCTGGAACCGGGTGTGGCCATAATCAAATCCCAATGCCTGCAGCTCTGGCTTTGGGATGGGGTGCTGGGCAGAAGCCTCTGGGCCTCCAGGAGAGTGCTGCTGGCTGCCCGAAGGGCCTCCTAGAAGGTAGTAGGGTCTAATATTTTAGCCTGCGGGTGGCACGTGATGACCGTCCCTCCTACTCTGCCAATGTGAGAAGGCACTGCAGACAGTGTCCATCACATGGGTGCCCTGGATTTGGTCCTCAGCAGGCTGGACTTGGCCTGCTGGCTGCCTGTTGCCTACCccggaaggaaaggagggaacgTCATTGCACGCTGGAGGAAAGGGGCCCCTTGTTAGGTGGTGGGGGGAAGCCTGGTGTCATTGTTGCTATGGGAAAGAggaaaatatgtgtgtatttaatgAACCTGCTCATCTAGTTTAGGAGATTTCCAGGCAGAAAATTCAAAGTGCCACCTGGCTTCTACTTGGTGTAAAGAAAGAGGACTTGCTGGGttcaaaaataagattatttctcATTCCCAGCCTCTTCTCCAGGCTCCTCAAGTGAAGAAAGGGTTTCAGGCAAAGAGTGAATCTGGACTGGGCTATGAGCTACGTTCCTAAGGCTTCAGATTGAGATCCACGTACAGTGTCCAGCCTTTCAGCTGGAGGAGAGGCCTGCAGATTCTTGCATTAAATCCCCAGTCTGGCCTCTGAGAATCCAAAGGGCGTCGTCATGCCGCAGCCTCTTCTGGGAGCCCAGGAAGAAAAGGGCTTGTCTCTTTATGGGTGTGGCTTGTCTAATGGAGTAGATTATGAGTTAATACACAAAAAGCCCACcaagtgtttttaaagaaattatgtgTCTGCCTGGACTGAAAGGAGCAGAGgcaatacaaaatgaaaagaagtctTTGGGCCCCCAGACTTGTGTGAGGAGGAAGCAGGCTGTGAAAATCACCCAGCTGTAAACGTGGGGTACTTTTCATGGAAAATGAAGTACATGTGAGAAGGCGGAGCGGAGATCCCAGAGAACAAGTCCCAGGTGCCAGGACAGAGCCCTGATGCAGGTGCTGGCGCTGTGTGCCTGCCTCGAGTGGCTGTCCTGGGTGGGACattgtgtgtggggggtgggtgCGTCCAGGTCAGCTCTTTAGACCCGGATTGGGAAGaacggggagggaggaggggtgaACTTGAGGAACTGCATGTTCCTGCACACAGGCTCCTCAGCTGGGCAGGGTTTAGGTGATGAGACCCCAGACTTCAAGCTGATGGCAGTAATCGGATGGGCCTTGGGGGCCCTGGGGAGGTGTCAGGTTCATTTTGCATGTGGGAGGATGTGATGTGTGGTGGTCAGAGGATGGACAgtggcagattgtattttccagAGATGACCCAGCAATATCTCCCACCCCACATGCCCTCTCGGCAGTGTGACTGTGAAACGCCTCCCATTGAGAGGCGAAGTTGCTGTTCCCTCCCTTGGATCTGGATGGGCTGTGACTGTGGGGGAAATGGTGCTCTGGGCTGGCATGCTGAGGACGACATACCGTTTGCCTGGTTCTCTCGGAACCCAAGACCAGCCCCATTGGAGAGGCTGCCGGAGGAGGCCATGGGAGGAGGTGGTTTCCCATTAACAGTGACCACCACCGTCAGCCACCAGATGTGTGAGTGGAGAAGCTTCCGGCGGTGCCAGTGCCAGCCACTGAGCCATCACCAGCCTTTGTATCTTGCCCTCTGAGGAGCTGGTCACTGTGGAGCAGAGACAAGCTGATTTCCTGACCCTGCAGGAATGAGAAAATGATTGCTGGACATCACTAAGGGGTGGGTCACTTGGCTGTGCAGCCCCAGCGCAGGCAGGCTGCTCTCCCACGTCTCAGGAGCACAGGTTCTGTGTCAGGGATGGCTGGTCAGGCCCCGCAGATGGGCACAACTTCTCATCCCACACATCCCAGCCTTCTTTAAACTTCCTTGGTAGATGATTTTATGGTTTTGCTGCTGTTGGTGAAGAcagttcagttttcttttctttttggcaattttataactttatttgatGTATTTGATGATCAGCGATTAGTTCTCATCCACACTGACTGTCTGTAGATTTTTGAACATGGTAACAGGTACATAGGTAACCAAAGTATAGAACTTATTTGGTGACTCTTCATCCTCATTACATTTTCTGGATAACCGCACACGGATGCGGTAGGGGACACTCCTTATTCCTTTGGCCCAGACAGGTTTGTTGAACTTGGTATCGATGCGCACATCTGGAGCTGCCATCTCCTTCATGGCAAATTTCTGCATCTCTCCGAATGCCCGAGGGGCAGGCTTCGTGCAGCCCACTCCGTGGATGCGCTCGTGAATGTCGACGGTGGATTCTCGGGTCACCACCTCGCTGATGGCAGAACGGCCCTTTTTCCTCTCCATCCTCTTCTGCGGGAGCCATTCTGCCGAGTCCAAGCTGGAGAGGAAAAGGACAGTTGAGTTTTCTTGGGTTGTCCATTGGGTGGTCATCCCAGATGGGTTCTTTGTACTTTTCATGTTCACATGGTTTAGGGATGTTTTTCTGGTGAGTGGTGGAAAGTAGGAACTATTCATGGTGGCTGGATTTGGCGCCTATCTCCCTCATCATCCTGTGTGTTTTTGTTGTGAAAAacatctgggccgggcgcggtggctcacgcctgtaatcccagcactttgggaggccggggcgggcggatcacgaggttaggagatcgagaccatcctggataacacggtgaaaccccgtctccactaaaaatacaaaaaaactagccgggcgaggtggcggcgcctgtagtcccagctactcgggaggctgaggcaggagaatggcgggaacccgggaggcggagcttgcagtgagccgagattgcgccactgaactccagcctgggcgacacagcgagactccgtctcaaaaaaaaaaaaaaaaaaaaaaacaaaaaaaaaaaaaaccatctctaTCAATAAGATTAATCTCACTTTTACCCAGACAATCTAACCTGTAGACTTTgttgaataaaattggaaataattttaaatctaatttatcTTGTTGTCAAACCAAAAGAAACCTATCAAGAAACCGCTAAAGCAGTGAGAACTCAGAATGAGGAGGTCATGGCAGAAAAGGTGATTTTTCTGAGAGCTTCACATCTAGGCGATGGTCTAATTTATACTAAGTGCGAACACACATTGAATTCAGGGAACTGGGAAAGCAGGCGTGTTTGACCCTGCGTGCTTTGCAAGAAGCTCATGGGGCTTGGTGCATCCTTTGAAGGCTTAAGGGAACGAGGGGCGAAAAGTTGATTATTGTTTGGTTGTGGAAATGGGGTGCTGGGTGGAGTCCCCAAGACCACCCCCTGCTTCGAGGATTTACTGGGAGTACTCGCAGGACTCAGGAGCTAGTACTTACTGGCATGATTTATTACGGTAGAAAGATAACGAAGCAAGACCAGCTAGGGGAAAGGGTGCATGGGGTGGGGTCTGAAGGGAACCAGGCCCCAGCTTCTGAAAGCCCTGCCCCCATGGAGGCTCCCGGGAGGGGCTCGTGTCCCCCGGAACAAGGTAGACTGCAGTGAAATGCTGCCAGCCAAAGAAGCGCATCTGAGACTTAGCCCCCAGGGTTTTTATTGGAGGCTGATGACAGGCAGCCTCTGCCCAAATCCCAGCCTTCCGGCAGGAAAGCAGGCTTTCAGTGTAAACCATATTGTTGGAAAACAGT is part of the Chlorocebus sabaeus isolate Y175 chromosome 16, mChlSab1.0.hap1, whole genome shotgun sequence genome and encodes:
- the LOC140708795 gene encoding large ribosomal subunit protein eL31-like; the protein is MNSSYFPPLTRKTSLNHVNMKSTKNPSGMTTQWTTQENSTVLFLSSLDSAEWLPQKRMERKKGRSAISEVVTRESTVDIHERIHGVGCTKPAPRAFGEMQKFAMKEMAAPDVRIDTKFNKPVWAKGIRSVPYRIRVRLSRKCNEDEESPNKFYTLVTYVPVTMFKNLQTVSVDEN